The Impatiens glandulifera chromosome 3, dImpGla2.1, whole genome shotgun sequence genome contains a region encoding:
- the LOC124930431 gene encoding GDSL esterase/lipase At4g10955-like gives MESDKDVFDSFGPYYLDNVNWDDDRHQIAIYASLVKGVYILQRDKKRHRHGDNALAPRWWEFFGFRLQDKLYDKDDKSIFGAVYIIDRRCVIAFRGTMKGRELFHDMKLNLSILTNKLSWKSRFESAMEVVEKKVDEFGQDNVFLLGHSLGAAIAMYAGKHMIFDKRILLKSFFFNPPYITAIMLLGHNKFRKMKNVIRQTMIFLKVTGNIIAFTGGEEDKKEEEMFAKLAEWKPNICVHKEDLICSEYQSYFNDMKKMVENGMADIAHIAARISTIHFWRKIMGKKSDIPLHLLPSAKLIIINRAHGILDAHKLYQWWKPNLEFDAQEFSLYDH, from the exons ATGGAATCAGATAAGGATGTCTTTGATTCATTTGGACCATACTATCTGGACAATGTTAACTG GGATGATGATCGTCATCAAATAGCTATTTATGCGTCTTTAGTTAAAGGCGTTTATATCCTGCAACGTGACAAAAAAAGACATCGACACGGGGACAATGCGTTGGCCCCTCGTTGGTGGGAGTTCTTCGGCTTCAGATTACAGGATAAGCTTTATGACAAAGATGACAAAAGCATCTTCGGTGCTGTTTACATAATTGACCGACGATGCGTAATTGCCTTTAGAGGCACCATGAAAGGACGTGAATTATTTCATGACATGAAACTGAATTTGTccattttaacaaataaacttAGTTGGAAATCCCGTTTTGAAAGCGCAATGGAAGTTGTAGAGAAAAAAGTTGATGAATTTGGACAGGATAATGTTTTTCTTCTCGGGCATTCCCTAGGGGCAGCTATAGCTATGTATGCTGGAAAACATATGATCTTTGATAAGAGAATTCTCCTAAAATCCTTTTTCTTTAACCCACCATACATTACTGCTATAATGTTGTTAGGTCACAATAAGTTTAGGaaaatgaaaaatgttattcgacagacaatgatatttttaaaagttactGGAAATATTATAGCTTTTAcaggaggagaagaagataaaaaagaaGAGGAAATGTTTGCAAAATTGgctgaatggaaaccaaatatATGTGTTCATAAAGAGGATCTGATCTGTTCAGAATATCAAAGTTATTTCAATGATATGAAGAAGATGGTGGAAAATGGAATGGCGGATATAGCACACATTGCTGCTAGGATTTCAACTATACATTTCTGGAGGAAGATCATGGGGAAGAAATCAGATATTCCACTGCATTTACTTCCATCAGCAAAGCTGATCATAATAAACCGGGCACACGGAATTTTAGATGCTCATAAACTTTACCAATGGTGGAAACCTAACCTGGAATTTGATGCTCAAGAATTTTCTCTATATGATCATTAG